TTTTGGGAGCTATGTCCTTGGGCCTAATCCCATCAAGCCAAGTATGGCAAGATTGTATAGAGAAACACCAGAGAACATCCTCAAACAGACATAGAAGACAAAACGTTCATGCCCAATTGCCCAAAACAAATAACGTAGGTGAACACCAATCAGCCACACCAAAAAGGGTAAAGCACAGGTAAACATCACACAGTAGTGGAACTTACTGCCGGATTTATAAGCATTACTGACAGGTAAACATTCAGCACACCATACATAATTATCAGGCTTGTACTTCGATGTGATGTGCGCCAGGATCAACCATTTTCATTAGACACTTCAAAAAAAGGTACTCAAATCCCCACAGCTGAATGTAATATAAAACAATCAGATGCAGCAAAGGAGCAGGTACAAACGTAACGGAAGCAATTCAAAAAAAATGAGAATTATTCCTGGCTTGGTGCGTCCTTAGAAACCTCCATGGGCTCTGCTACTTCTGCTGCATCTCCTTTCTTGCCTATTAAAAGATAAAAGAAACTCTGTGAGTTCAAGGGACTCGAGACAGATGTAAACCAGTCTAGCAATCAGGAAAAGAACTCATGTATCAGCAACCAAACAGAGCGGCATGTATAGTGTCAACCAAGCAAACCTTTCTTTTTCTTGCCACCACCCTTCTTCTTTGACTTTGTGCCCAAAGCCAGCCAAGCCTTGATCTCAGCATCGCCCTCGATGGATTTTGAGGGCTCCAATTGCTGTAGTGGATGTGAAGTTATCTTGTCAGACCCATTTGGCATCAACAACACGGTGAACTTGATGTGGGCAACCAGGTCACCTGCATAAACACCAGCAATTAAGAGACGAAACAAGCATGAAAGGGAGACTAATTAACATCAGATAAGAtgagcaaaaatgacaaatgaacacaAACAATTCAGACACTTCAAAAGATATACAACCCCAAGTGACTTTGACAGAAGTTACAGGGCaaattctaaaatatgtctagtGGATTATCATAACTACCTTGCTTCTCATGTAGAACAGGGTATGGCTGCAACAGCTCATGATTCATGCATTCTACCAAACCTAAGCGTGCACGCTTCTCCTCCAGCGCCCTGCCACAATTCAGAACATAGGTTAGTAGACTAAAATAATGGGCACACAAAAAAAATTAATGTGCATTCACACACCTAGCAGTGAATGGCATGATTGGGAACTTCTGGCTAATCTCACTGAAGATGAACCTTGATGCCTTCATCTTCAAGTGATAGTTCTTGTCTACAGCTCTCTTGTAAATAGTGGTCTGCTTCTCATCCAATAGCTTCGGCTGTGAATTACAATTCAACATAAATGTAAGAAAACATGCAAGCCAAAATATCATCATGCCAATAACATCAATTATCACCTTTCCCTCGCCAGTGCTGGTGACAATATCAATTGCATACACTTCATTTTCTTCAAATTCAGCATCATCCACCTTTGTATCAGCATTTGAAACACTAAGTACCACTTTGTTACCATCGATGACGAATTGTTTCAGCTGATGGCTAAGAACTCCTTCAACAATTTTACAATCATAAGCAGCAGCAACTTTCTGAATTGCTTCAGTGACATCCTTATTCTGCAGAAAATATAAGGAGCGGATTACTAATAAAACCAACATATCAATAGACCATTACAAAGAGAAAGGAGAAGACTAGTCATCCAGAGAGAAATATCAGCAACCATGCAGTGAAAGAAAAAGAAGATAACTCGTGAAAGGCAACCAATGGGATAATCTGTACATAATGTACCTTCTTGCCAGGTCTAACAAGCCTCATTGCAACTTCTGCTGCTGTGTTTGCAGCAGCAAGAACATTAGCTGCTCTTCCAGTAACCGGCCCACCTTTGATGACATGTGTATGAGCCACCACAGCAATAAAACCATCAATATGGCAAGCCATATCGCTGTCAAATGAGAGCAGAATCATCAAGGCATGTGGTGAAATA
This DNA window, taken from Triticum aestivum cultivar Chinese Spring chromosome 1D, IWGSC CS RefSeq v2.1, whole genome shotgun sequence, encodes the following:
- the LOC123181724 gene encoding ERBB-3 BINDING PROTEIN 1; the encoded protein is MSSDEEVREEKELDLSSNEVVTKYKTAAEIINKALKLVLSECKPKAKIVDICEKGDNFITEQTGNVYKNVKRKIERGIAFPTCVSVNNTVCHFSPLATDDSVLEENDMVKIDMACHIDGFIAVVAHTHVIKGGPVTGRAANVLAAANTAAEVAMRLVRPGKKNKDVTEAIQKVAAAYDCKIVEGVLSHQLKQFVIDGNKVVLSVSNADTKVDDAEFEENEVYAIDIVTSTGEGKPKLLDEKQTTIYKRAVDKNYHLKMKASRFIFSEISQKFPIMPFTARALEEKRARLGLVECMNHELLQPYPVLHEKQGDLVAHIKFTVLLMPNGSDKITSHPLQQLEPSKSIEGDAEIKAWLALGTKSKKKGGGKKKKGKKGDAAEVAEPMEVSKDAPSQE